One part of the Eulemur rufifrons isolate Redbay chromosome 16, OSU_ERuf_1, whole genome shotgun sequence genome encodes these proteins:
- the NFYB gene encoding nuclear transcription factor Y subunit beta isoform X2, which translates to MLFSLMMIAKDAKECVQECVSEFISFITSEASERCHQEKRKTINGEDILFAMSTLGFDSYVEPLKLYLQKFREAMKGEKGIGGAVTATDGLSEELTEEAFTNQLPAGLITTDGQQQNVMVYTTSYQQISGVQQIQFS; encoded by the exons ATGTTATTCAGCCTCATGATG ATTGCAAAAGATGCCAAAGAATGTGTTCAAGAATGTGTAAGTGAGTTCATCAGCTTTATAACATCTGAAGCCAGTGAAAGGTGCCATCAAGAGAAGCGGAAAACAATCAATGGAGAGGATATTCTCTTTGCCATGTCTACCTTAGGCTTCGACAGTTATGTGGAACCTCTGAAATTATACCTTCAGAAATTTAGAGAG gctatgaaaggagaaaagggaattgGTGGAGCAGTCACAGCTACAGATGGACTAAGTGAAGAGCTCACAGAGGAGGCATTTA ctAACCAGTTACCAGCTGGCCTTATAACCACAGATGGTCAACAACAAAATGTTATGGTTTACACAACATCATATCAACAG ATTTCTGGTGTTCAACAAATTCAGTTTTCATGA
- the NFYB gene encoding nuclear transcription factor Y subunit beta isoform X1 — MTMDGDSSTTDASQLGISADYIGGSHYVIQPHDDTEDSMNDHEDTNGSKESFREQDIYLPIANVARIMKNAIPQTGKIAKDAKECVQECVSEFISFITSEASERCHQEKRKTINGEDILFAMSTLGFDSYVEPLKLYLQKFREAMKGEKGIGGAVTATDGLSEELTEEAFTNQLPAGLITTDGQQQNVMVYTTSYQQISGVQQIQFS, encoded by the exons ATGACA ATGGATGGTGACAGTTCTACAACAGATGCCTCTCAACTAGGAATCTCTGCAGACTACATTGGAGGAAGTCATTATGTTATTCAGCCTCATGATG atacTGAGGACAGCATGAATGATCATGAAGACACAAATGGTTCAAAAGAAAGTTTTAGAGAACAAGATATATATCTTCCAATTGCAAATGTGGCCAGGATAATGAAAAATGCCATACCTCAAACGGGAAAG ATTGCAAAAGATGCCAAAGAATGTGTTCAAGAATGTGTAAGTGAGTTCATCAGCTTTATAACATCTGAAGCCAGTGAAAGGTGCCATCAAGAGAAGCGGAAAACAATCAATGGAGAGGATATTCTCTTTGCCATGTCTACCTTAGGCTTCGACAGTTATGTGGAACCTCTGAAATTATACCTTCAGAAATTTAGAGAG gctatgaaaggagaaaagggaattgGTGGAGCAGTCACAGCTACAGATGGACTAAGTGAAGAGCTCACAGAGGAGGCATTTA ctAACCAGTTACCAGCTGGCCTTATAACCACAGATGGTCAACAACAAAATGTTATGGTTTACACAACATCATATCAACAG ATTTCTGGTGTTCAACAAATTCAGTTTTCATGA